One part of the Amaranthus tricolor cultivar Red isolate AtriRed21 chromosome 16, ASM2621246v1, whole genome shotgun sequence genome encodes these proteins:
- the LOC130802610 gene encoding serine/threonine-protein phosphatase 7 long form homolog yields MDPAAPGPLDHSVLTMQANHMSDVSDTETIYTRHPDSAPWAIDARIVLYLQFARLHDFHLIAYGRVDRALVTALVERWRQETHTFHLLVGEATVTLLDVAVLTRLPIEGHAVCIDGRQFESWKDKVHRLLGNFSDLPEGADDATVEKYARAYLFYLIGAVLFSDKIGNWVQLLYLTLLDAPWEVIAGYSWGSAALAYLYRRLCEASRKNVKEIAGPLIILQLWAWEHVLIGQPMRNVGRGAFAPPLLPPPHVPYGSRWSFERRTRTHTRSGVGFYRDLLRANQGISPPCDTETELHNSRKGREPKNWLEINVRHVARWEHMLELLAQAN; encoded by the exons atggatccagcagctccaggccctctCGACCATAGTGTCCTTACGATGCAGGCGAATCACATGAGCGAT GTGTCCGACACGGAgaccatatacaccaggcatcccgaTTCAGCTCCGTGGGCGATCGACGCAAGGATCGTTCTGTACCTTCAGTTTGCGAGGTTGCATGACTTCCACCTGATCGCGTACGGGAGAGTCGATCGGGCGCTAgtcacggctttagtcgagcgATGGCGCCaggagactcataccttccacctactTGTAGGTGAGGCTACTGTCACATTACTTGACGTAGCTGTGCTTACACgacttcccatcgagggacatgccgtGTGCATCGATGGACGCCAATTCGAAAGCTGGAAAGACAAAGTCCATAGATTACTAGGA AACTTCTCGGacctccctgaaggtgctgatgacGCCACCGTTGAGAAATACGCTAGAGCGTATCTCTTTTATCTGATTGGtgctgtcttgttctccgacaagaTTGGCAACTGGGTACAACtattgtacttgacgttgcttgatgcgccatgggaggtcatTGCCGGGTACAGCTGGGGTTCAGCAGCCCTTGCGTATCTGTACAGGAGGCTTTGTGAAGCTTCacggaagaacgtgaaggagatcgctggGCCCCTGATTATACTGCAG ctttgggcaTGGGAGCATGTCCTCATTGGTCAACCGATGAGGAAtgtgggacgtggtgcatttgcgccaccactACTTCCTCCTCCGCATGTGCCATATGGATCGCGTTGGTCCTTTGAAAGACGAACCAGGACCCACACTAGATCGGGTgtggggttctaccgcgatcTACTACGAGCTAACCAG ggcatctcGCCGCCATGTGACACAGAGACAGAGCTCCATAACTCTCGCAAGGGTCGGGAGCCCAAGAACTGGCTGGAGATCAACGTGCGCcatgtcgctcgttgggagcacaTGCTAGAGTTGCTGGctcaag